The following nucleotide sequence is from Cellvibrio sp. PSBB006.
AGATAACGTCGTTAACCGTTCCGAAAAATCCCCGTGGTATCAGGGCCAGACTTTGATGGAGATTCTGGAATCGGTTCCGGTAGCAGCGGATAAAAATTTCGATGATTTCCGTTTTCCGGTGCAATACGTCAATCGTCCCAACCTTAACTTCCGCGGTTTCTGCGGCAATGTTGCTTCCGGTGTGGTACGTGTCGGCGATGCGATTAAAGCGCTGCCTTCAGGCAAAACCAGCAAGGTAAAAGCGATAGTCACCTATGACGGAGATCTGCCGGAAGCCTTTGCCGGTCAGGCAGTTACGCTGACGCTGGAAGACGAAATTGATATCAGTCGCGGCGATATGATTGTGTTGGCCAAAGATGAGGTGCCGCAAACCAATCATCTTAAAGCACATGTGGTGTGGATGAACGAAAAAGCCTGCCGCACACACACAGAGTATTTATTCAAATTCGCCAGCAAGGTCGTCAGCGGCAGTGTTGAAAAGATTGATTATCGCGTCGATGTTAATACGCAGGAACACACCCATGTGGATAACCTGCAACTAAACGATATTGCTGTGGTGGATGTTTCGTTGAATCAGGCAGTTATTGTGGATCAATACCCGGTGAATCGTGCTACTGGTGCTTTCATCGTTATTGATCGACTGACTAACCTCACGGTGGGCGCTGGCATGGTGATTGATCGTTTGGAAGCAACAACGACAACTGCCGTCAATTACAGCGAGTTTGAGTTGGAATTAAATGCGCTGATTCGCAAACATTTTCCCCATTGGGACGCACGTGATTTAAGTAAATTATTGCGTTGATTCCATTTTCTATCCACCACCGCTGAATATCCGGCGGTGGTGGAACATATTTCTTGTAAGACATCTCCTACACGACTTTCAGTCATTTCCTCTGGCCATAACCCGTCTCGCTTTATAACCTACGCGCCGCATGCAGGAATCGCATGCATACTCCAATCATCTATTAAATAGAAAAGGATTTTTCCTATGAAAGCGTTTGTCTCCTGTGTTTTTGCTGCTGCACTTGTTCTCCTTTCCTCTTCCTTTGCTCTGGCTGTAGAAAATAAACCTGCTCAAAAGGCAGCGGAAGCTTCTCAGCTGCAACAAGCTGTCAATATCAATACGGCGGACGCTGATACCCTATCAACTCTGAAAGGGATTGGTGCGAAAAAGGCGGAGGCCATTATTGCGTGGCGTGAGGCTAATGGAGGGTTTACTTCAGTAGAGCAACTGTTGGAAGTTAAAGGTATTGGCGTCGCGATTCTGGATGCGAACCGCGATAATCTCCGCCTCCAGTAACATCTGACAGCGAGAATTGCTGCGAAAACCCGTAAGATTTGCTTTAATGACGGCCCGAATCCGCAAGGATCGGGCTTTTTTTACAGCTGGAGAAAGGTGAGGTGGTGATGATACCAGTGCAAGGGCCGCGAATAATTGTCGCTATGGACTTTGACAACGTGAACGATTGTCTGGCACTGGCCAGACGTTTATCCCCCCGGGACTGTCGATTAAAAGTCGGTAAAGAGCTGTTTACCACTGCGGGCCCCGCCATTGTTGAACAATTGATGGCGATGGGCTTTGAAATCTTTCTGGATCTGAAATTTCACGATATCCCCAATACGACAGCCAAAGCTGTGAAGGCTGCCGCCAATCTCGGCGTCTGGATGGTCAATGTGCATGCCTCGGGCGGTGAGCGTATGATGAGCGCATCCCGCGAAATTTTGGAACAAGCATCAGGCAAGCGCCCTTTATTGATCGGCGTCACTGTTCTGACCAGCCTCGATGATAGTGATTTGCAGGCTATCGGTATTCAGGAATCAGCACAGCAGCAAGTAGCGCGCCTCGCGCGGTTGACCCAACAATGCGGGCTTGACGGTATCGTCTGTTCGGCGCAGGAGGCACGGGATTTGCGTATTTCTTTGGGAAATGAATTTTGCCTGGTAACACCTGGCATCCGTTTGCCGGATTCAGTAAAGGATGATCAACGCCGTACGCTTACCCCTGGGGAAGCCATACAAGCGGGCAGCAGTTATCTGGTGATTGGCCGTCCTATTACCCAGGCTATTGACCCGGTTGCCGTGTGTGAATCCATCAATCGTTCGCTGAATGTTTAATTGGATGTAAGGAATCTGGATTTGACTACTATTGGCACACCTACTGTCATCGCGATCGATGGCCCCAGTGGTTCCGGCAAAGGAACATTGAGTCAGCTGCTCGCAAAAAAAACTGGCTTTCATTTGCTCGATAGTGGAGCACTCTATCGATTGGTTGCACTGGCAGCGCTCAAACAAGACGTTAATATTCAGGATGAGCGACAAGTCGAGCAGGTTGCTGCACAGCTTGATGTTCGTTTTGATATTACCGATGAAAGCACACGCATTTTATTGAGCGGTGAAGATGTCACCAGCGCTATTCGCAATGAAATTATCAGTATGAATGCATCCGTTGTGGCCGCTTATCCCGGTGTGCGCGAAGCGCTGCTCAAGCGTCAGCGGGATTTTCGTCAGTTGCCCGGTCTGGTAGCAGACGGTCGCGATATGGGCACCACCGTTTTTCCTGATGCAGATATTAAAATATTTTTAACTGCCAGTGCAGAAGCGCGCGCGCAGCGTCGCTACAAACAACTCGTCGAAAAAGGCGAGAGTGTCGACATGAATGCCTTGATAAAAGATATTCAGGAACGTGATGAACGTGATAGCAAACGCACAGTTTCGCCATTAAAACCGGCAGCTGATGCGATATTGTTGGATAGCACACAGATGACTATCGAAGAAGTATTGGAAGCTATGCTGAGTTTGGTGAAAGGCGCTAAGCATTCTTGATATCTACATCATAGTTTGTATGGAGAGATGTCAACAAACGGTAAGAATGCGCAGCTATGTTGCTCCGCAGTATTAAATAATGTCGGTAGTTGTTTGCCGACGGATTGTTTCAGTGTAAAGATGGAATATTCGACATGACATTGACTTGCTTTAAAGCCTACGACATTCGAGGCAAATTGGGAGAAGAATTAAACGAGGACATCGTCTACCGCATCGGCCGTGCTTATGCGGTTTTTTTACGTCCAAAAACTGTCGTGGTTGGTGGCGATGTGCGCTTGACCAGTAATGCATTAAAAAATGCATTAAGTAATGGTTTGCGCGATGAAGGTGTAGACGTCATCGATATCGGTATGTGTGGCACTGAAGAAATTTATTTTGCCACCAGTCATCTCAAAAGAGACGGCGGCATCGTTATTACGGCCAGTCACAATCCGATTGACTACAACGGCATGAAGATGGTGCGCGAAGGTTCGAAGCCAATCAGTAATGACACGGGTTTAAGTGATATCAAACGCCTTGCAGAAGCGAATGATTTTGCCCCGGTTGATGCAGGAAAGCGCGGTAGCTATCGTCAGGAAAGTACGCTGGATGCTTACGTGCAACACCTGCTCGGGTATATTGATGTAACTCAGTTAAAACCACTGAAGCTGGTCGTCAATGCCGGCAATGGTGCGGCGGGTCATGTTATCGACGCGCTTGAAAAACATTTGCCATTTGAATTTATCAAGATCAATCACGAGCCCGACGGCAATTTTCCGAATGGTATTCCCAACCCCTTGCTGCCTGAAAATCGTCCAGTCACCAGCGAGGCTGTCCTGAAGCACGGCGCTGATATGGGTATTGCCTGGGATGGTGATTTTGATCGCTGTTTTCTGTTTGATGAGCAAGGCCAATTCACCGAAGGGTACTACATCGTCGGGTTACTGGCGGAAGCCTTTTTGATTAAAAGCCCTGGCGAAAAAGTCATTCATGATCCGCGTCTGGTGTGGAATACCATCGATATCGCAAAACGTAACGGCGGCACCGCGATTCAATCCAAAACCGGCCACTCGTTCATCAAAGAGCGTATGCGCGAAGAAGATGCGATCTACGGCGGTGAGATGAGTGCGCACCATTATTTCCGCGATTTCTTCTATTGCGACAGCGGTATGATTCCCTGGTTGCTGGTCGCGGAGTTGTTATGCCGTAAAAGCCAGCCCTTGTCCTCCATGCTCGAAGATTGCATTGCGCGTTTCCCATCGCCGGGTGAAATCAACAGCCATGTGGAAAACCCTAAAGAAGCCATCGAACGCGTACTCGCGCATTATGGTGATCAACCCAAGTCGGTTGACCGCACAGACGGTATCAGCCTTGAATTCGATACCTGGCGATTCAATCTGCGTATGTCCAATACTGAACCGGTGGTGCGCCTGAACGTTGAAAGCCGTGGTGATGCCGAGTTGGTTAAGCGCAAGACAGACGAAGTACTGGCGTTACTCGCATAATTGCTTCGCGTCGAATCATTCGCGTGAGAGACAACCAAATTAAAAACCAAGGAGTTTTGAATGCAAATCAAAAAAGCGGTAATTCCTGTTGCGGGTCTGGGTACCCGTATGTTGCCAGCGACCAAGGCAATCCCCAAAGAAATGTTGCCGGTGGTTGATAAGCCGCTGATTCAATATGTGATTGAAGAAGCGGCAGCGGCCGGGATTAAAGAAATCGTTCTGGTGACTCACGCCAGTAAGAATGCCATCGAAAACCATTTTGATACCAGCTTTGAATTGGAAGCGCAGTTAGAGGCGCGCTTGAAGCGTTCTCTACTGCAGGAAATTCGTTCCATTACACCGCCGGGTTTGACCGTTATCTCTGTCCGTCAGGCAGAGGCTAAAGGTTTGGGGCATGCGATTTTGTGCGCTCGGCCGGTGGTGGGTGATGAGCCCTTTGCGGTGCTTCTACCTGATGTCTTGATCGATAGGGCTGAGTGCAATCTGCGGCAAGATAACCTAGCGGGCATGACCAAGCGCTTTATGGAAACTGGCAACAGCCAGGTGTTGGTCGAGCGCGTGCCACGCGATCAGATCGATAAATACGGTGTAGTGGATTGTTCCGGTGTGGAGATCGGGCCGGGCGAGTGCGCTGCCATCAAGGCGATGGTTGAAAAGCCGCCGGTTGATGAAGCACCATCAGATATGGCTATCGTCGGACGCTATGTCTTGTCCAAGAAAACCTGGGAATTGTTGGCCAAAACCCAGCCTGGTGCCGGCGGTGAAATTCAGCTGACTGACGCCATGGATGAATTATTGGAGCAGGAAACCATGGAAGCCTATCAACTAATCGGACGCAGTCACGATTGCGGTACCAAGATAGGCTACATGATGGCCAATGTGATTTATGCCGCGCGTCACGATGCCATTGGCAAAGAGTTCGAAGAATTTGTTCGTCAGCGTTACTGCAAGTAATCTTTATTCTATGACCGCCCCCTGAGCGTCAGGAACAACGCAGGGGCGGTTCCCTTCATTTACACAGCAGTGGAGAGATCTCTTGATAATACCCGTTATCATGGCAGGAGGGTCCGGCACACGCTTGTGGCCTCTTTCCCGGCAGCATTACCCCAAACAACTGTTGAAGCTGTTCGGTGATAAAACCATGCTTCAGCAAACCTTGTTGCGCCTTGCCGGTTTACCGGATGTTGCATCGCCGATTGTTGTCTGTAACGAAGAGCATCGTTTTATGGTGGCCGAGCAGTTGCAGGAAATCGGGCAACGCGATGCCGTCATTATTCTGGAGCCGGTAGCACGCAATACCGCACCGGCCATTGCGCTTGCCGCACTGCAAGCCCGCTCAATGGAAAGCAATCCAACTTTATTGGTATTGGCTGCTGACCATATGATCCGCGACGTACAAGAATTTCAACGGGTGGTGAGTCTCGCTGTGCAAGCGGCGGGCGAGGGGCGGATTGCAACCTTCGGCGTGCAACCGACGCATCCTGAAACCGGTTATGGCTACATCAAAACCGAGACAGGGAAGGGCGCTGATGATGGCTTTTATTTTCCAGTTGAACAGTTTGTGGAGAAGCCTGATCTGCCGACAGCAGAAGCTTATCTAGACGCAGGTTGTTACTACTGGAACAGTGGTATGTTCGTGTTTAACACGGACGTGTTTTTGAGCGAGATGGAGCATTACAGCCCCGATGTAATCGCTGCCACCGAGCAGGCCAGAACCCTGGCAGTCCATGATCTCGACTTTATTCGTATCGATCGTGACGCTTTCGCCGAAGCGCCCAATATTTCTATCGACTATGCCTTGATGGAAAAAAGCCAGAAGGTTGTCTGTGTGCCTCTGGATGCCGGCTGGAGTGATGTGGGTGATTGGAAATCCTTCTCTGACCTGTCGGACAAAGATGGAGCGAATAACAGTTTTATCGGCGATACCATCGATATCGGCTCGACGGATACTCTGGTGTTCTCGCAGGACAAATTGGTGGCAACCGTCGGGGTAAAAAACCTGATGATCATCAACACCCCCGATGCCGTGCTGGTTGCTGATAAGTCCCAGGCGCAACAGGTAAAAGCGGTTATTGCACATATTATCCAGCAGAAGCGCAGTGAGCATCTGCAGCACCGTGAGATATACCGCCCCTGGGGTTGTTATGACGCCATTGATACAGGAGAGCGTTACCAGGTCAATCGTATCCGTGTTAAACCGGGCGCGAGCTTGTCGTTGCAACTTCACCACCATCGTGCAGAGCACTGGATTGTGGTGAAAGGAACGGCGCTGGTGCAGAAGGGTGATGAGGTGACGTTACTATCGGAAAACGAATCTACGTTTATCCCGATCGGGACCCGCCACCGCTTGAGCAATCCGGGTAAGATTCCGCTGGAAATTGTTGAAGTGCAGTCTGGTCCGTATTTGCAAGAGGACGATGTTATTCGTTACGAGGACAGTTACGGTCGCTCCTGATGCACAGATGCCGGATTGCCAAGCTCAGGCAGTCCGGCATCATGCTTTACGCCTTTATATTTTCCCCATGCAGGCCACATTCTTTCTTGGTGGCCTCTTCCCACCACCAACGACCTTCGCGTTCATGCTGGCCGGGCCCCACTGGCTTAGTGCAAGGCTCACAACCGATAGAAATAAACCCGCGATCATGCAGCTCGTTGTAGGGCAGGTTATTACCGCGAATATAATCCCACACGTCTTGAGAGCTCCAGTTAGCCAAGGGGTTGAACTTGGTCAGGGTGGCGCCCGGACGGGCAAAGGTGGTGTCGTTCTGGATAACCGGAATACCGGCACGGGTGCCGGGACTCTGGTCCTTGCGCTGGCCGGTAATCCAGGCATCCACGGTGTGCAGCTTGCGGCGTAAGGGCTCGATCTTGCGAATGCCGCAGCATTCCTGATGGCCATCCTGATAGAAGCTGAACAAGCCTTTTTCACCCACAAAGCGACGCAAGGCTTCTCCGTCGGGTGACAGTACATCGATCCTGATGCCGTAATGCTCGCGGACTTTGTCGATAAAACGATAGGTTTCGGGGTGCAGCCGGCCGGTATCAAGGGTAAACACCTGGATATCCGGTTTCATACTGACCGCCATATCAACCAACACCACGTCTTCAGCGCCGCTGAAGGAAATGGCGATATTGTCAAAATGGGCGAGGGCGTGCTTGAGGATCTTGCGTGGTGACTGGGCTTGCAGTTCGGCATCCAGGTCAACCAGATTAATCAGTTCGCTGGCCATAATTCATCTTCTCTTGCTGGACTTTTCGGCAGGTTTTTACGGCTGTCAATTCTATGTAGTTACGATTAACGAGCCTGAACACGGGTCGCGAAGGATACCAGAGGCCGGATTAACTTCCTAACACACCCTTCTTTTCAGGCAGGCAACGCTAATGGATGGGTATTTTTCATCAGACAGATAAGCGTGAAACAATGTCTATTTAAAAGACATTGAGAGCAAAAAATACACATTATATGGTGGTTAATAAACAAGCAAAGCACAAATTGTTGATTAAATTACTGGAAAATCAGCATATTGTAGGGGATATTTATTGTTGTTTATAGAAATAAATAATTATTTGATTAGCTCTTATTTGAATATGTTCCACGTGAAAAGGTGGAGGTTCGTTCAGGTTTGCTTTCGATGGGAGAAACGGGTAGATTGCCGCCAACTTTTGTCTGGTGCGCGTTATCGCACCTTATTTATCTTCTTTAACTGGAGGTTGATGTGGAAATTGCATGTCTTGATCTTGAGGGTGTATTGGTTCCGGAAATCTGGATTGAATTTGCCAAGGCGACAGGCATTGAATCACTCAAAGCCACCACCCGCGACATCCCGGATTATGACGTGCTGATGAAGCAACGCCTGCGTATTCTGGAGGAGAATAACCTGGGCTTGAAAGAAATTCAGGACGTTATCGCGACGCTCAAACCCCTCGATGGTGCAGTAGAGTTTGTGGATTGGCTGCGCGAGCGTTTCCAGGTCATCATCCTGTCAGACACTTTTTATGAATTTTCCCAACCCCTGATGCGCCAGCTGGGCTTTCCCACGCTGTTTTGCCACCGCTTGAATGTGGATGAGCGTGACCGCGTGGTGGGCTATACCTTGCGCCAGAAAGACCCCAAGCGCCAGTCGGTATTGGCATTGAAGACGCTTTACTACCGCATCATTGCTGCCGGTGATTCCTACAATGACACCACCATGCTGGGCGAAGCAGATGTGGGTATTCTGTTTCATGCACCGCAAAATGTTATTGAACAATTTCCTCAATTCCCCGCTGTGCATACTTATGAAGATTTGAAAAAAGAATTCATCAAGGCCAGCAATCGCAATCTGAGTCTTTAAGTGATGAGGCCCCATATCCTTGGATATGGGGCCGCGTGACGTTGGTCTGTCATTTCCTTCCGTTGTGCTACTTCTCTCCTTTCCCTGCACCTGTCCACGCTCCTGCTTTTAATTCGTTTGCTATCAAACAATTGCCGATTCGGTAACACGATTTCCTGAACTGTAAAAAACCGTAAGGATGTGTAGGGTTAACCTCGGAAAGTGGCTAAGGTAGCTCTGCTGGAATTTTTAGCGAAACTTTTGCGGTGCATATAAAACCAAACACCACCGATATGCGTAATCATTCGCTGATACTTGCCATAAGTTGGTGCTACGCATATTCGCCAGAGAAATCATCGTGTGCGCCACTACCTAATCTCAAGGGACTTCTATGTCGACGAAAGACTATCTGGCGCAGCTGCGCGCGCCTGTCTGGTTAATGATGTGCGGGATCTTCCTCGCACATGAATCTTCTGCTGATGACACGTTAAAAGTGGCTGTGACCAGGGTCGAGCAGCGCGAGTTAATAGAAGAAGTTCCGCTTACCGGAACCGTGTCGTCACCAAAAATTTCCGTGCTGTCGAGTGAAGTGGCCGGACTGGTGAGTAACGTGCACGTGGATGCTGGCGATCAGGTTTCTGCTGGTGATTTGTTGTTGGAATTGGATAGTGAATTAAGTGCGATAGATCGCGACAGCGCCCGTGCGGCTGCGCGGGGCGCACGAGCAGCCTGGGAAGAAACCAAAAAGCGACTGGAAGATGCCCAGGCGTTGGTGGCCCAAAAAAATATCGCGGCCAGTGAGGTGCGCGCACTTGAAGCCCAAGTAGAGATTGACAATGCAAGCTGGCAAGCCGCTGATGCCGAAGCACGCCGTCAGGCGGCAGAATTTCAACGGCATCATCTCAACGCACCTTTCTCGGGGGTGGTCAGTCGCAAATTGGTTGAAGTCGGTGAGTGGTTAGCGCCGGGAGCCGAAGTCGTAGAACTGGTGGCAACGAACAATCTGCGTATTGATTTTCAGGTGCCGCAACGTTTTTATCCGCGTATCAACGATGACACGGCAATTCAATTGGGTTTTGATGCCTATCCCGAGCAGACATTTCAAGGGCGCGTGCATCGCAAAGTCCCCTTAAGTGATAACAGTGCACGCACATTTTTATTGCGCGTACTGGTGGATGAAACAGAGCAGCCGGCATTAATTCCCGGCATGTCGGTGCGGGCCACCTTGAATCTTCTGGTGGATGGTGAGGGGATTGTTGCGCCGCGCGATGCGTTGCTGCGTTATCCTGATGGGCGCGTGAGTGTCTGGATCGTAGAAGATGTTAATCCATCCGATAAAACCGCGAAGGTACGCGAACAGCAGGTCACGCTGGGTTTAGCGTTTAACAACCTGATAGAGATTCGCTCCGGTCTTGAGGTTGGTCAGCAAGTGGTCGTGCGGGGCAATGAATCATTGCAGGCGAACCAGACAGTTACGCTTGATAACCTCACCGATGAGTAACGGCCATGTTTGATAATATCGTTCGCCATGGCATCCTCGTTACCGTCACTGTCCTGATTATTTGTGTGCTGGGCGCGCTGGCGGCGTTGCGAATTCCCGTGCAGATGATTCCTGATTTGGACGTGCGCACTATCAGTATCCAGACGCGCTGGTCCGGCGCGACGCCGCAGGATATCGAAAAAGAAATCCTGATCGAGCAGGAAGAATACCTGCGTAATATTCCCTATCTGGAAGAACTCACTGCGACTGCCAACACCGGTTCGGCGGAGATCGAGTTGGAATTTCCCTTCGGTGTCGATATCACGGAAACACTCATTCGCGTTAACAATGCACTGACGCAGGTGCCGTCTTATCCGGAAAATGTGGATGAGCCGCAAGTCTTCGCCACCTCTTTTTCCGCCAATGCTTTTATGTATTTTCGTGTCTCGCCGCTGCCGGATAATCCACGTGGCCTCGACATGGACATGATGCGCGATTACATCGAAGACAATGTTCGGCCGCGTATGTCGAGCGTGGCTGGTGTTGCTCAGGTGGATGTGGGCGGCGGTGCTGAGCGGCAAATTCATATTCGCGTGAACCCGGATCACCTGGCTGCGCGCGGATTGAGTTTGACTGATGTGCGTGCGGCTATCGCGGCGCGCAATCGGGATATTTCCGGCGGTGAACTGGAGAGCGGCAAACGTTTATATCTATTGCGCACTGTCGGGCGATTTCGCGATGTGGAAGAACTTGAAAACCTGATCCTCCGTCGTGAAGGCGACAGCCTGATCCGGTTAGGCGACGTAGCCGAAATCAAACTGGACCATTTTAAAATTCGCGAAACGTCTTACGTGGACGGCCTGCCGGTTATCAGTATGTCGGTGCGGCGCGAAAGCGGTTCCAATGTGATCGCGATCAAAGAAGCCATGATGCGCGAAATTGATTTGATCAACCGCGAATTACTGAATCCCGAAGGGATGGTGTTACAGCGAACGGCCGATGACGTGGTGTATGTCCAGGCTTCAGTGATTAATGTGTGGAAAAATCTGATCCTTGGTGCACTGCTGGCGACCATGATCATGTATGTCTTTATGCGCTCATTGAAGGTGACCGCACTGGGTGTTGTCGGTATTCCTATTTGTACCATCGCGGCGTTTCTCGGTTTATTAATCGCGGGGCGCACGGTGAATGTGATTTCGTTGGCCGGTGTCGCTTTTGCTATCGGCATGACGCTCGATAACAGCATTGTGGTGTTGGAAAGTATTGAACTTGAACGGCGGCGAGGATTGGATCGCATACGCGCCGCGATTGTTGGTGTTCAGAAGGTCTGGCCAGCAGTGCTGGCGTCTACGCTGACGACGGTGATGGTATTTTTGCCGGTCATGTTTATTGCCGAAGAAGCCGGGCAATTATATTCCGATGTGGCGATTGCCATTTCCGCATCCATTCTGGTGTCGATGCTGGTGGCGATTACGGTCATTCCCACGGCCAGTGCGCGCATGTCGTTTTCCGGGGAAACACCAGACTATGAATTGGGTAAGCGATTGCATCGCGGAATCACTAACCGCGTAAATTGGTTAATTGAAACGCCCGCTCGGCGGGGTGCCTGTATCGGCATTACCGTATTGCTCAGTGGCGCTATTGCGCTGTTCCTGACGCCGCCGGCGGAATATTTACCCGAAGGGGAGGAAGCAAAAACTTTTGCCTCCATGAATGCGCCGCCGGGTTATAACCTGGCGACCATGGAAGAAATCGGGCGCGAAGTGCAAGCATATTTCCTGCCGTTTGTGGATGATGAGCCGGAAGCATTTGATCGCGGTGAAGCCGATGTGCCCGCCATGCAATACGTCAATATGCGCATATCGCCGCAAGGGTTGCGCATTATTACGGAACCCAAAGACCCAGCTCATATAGACGCCTTGATGGCGGCGCTGGTGCGCAAATATGAAACCTATCCCGGCATGCGCGCCTTCGCCGCGCGCGGGTCCATCATCAGCAGTAACGATGGCGGGACTCGCAGTGTCAATCTCGATATTTCCGGCCCCGATTTGGCAAAGCTGTATGAAGTGGCGCAGCTTGCTTACAACCGGGCCGAAGAAATTTTTGACGAACCCAGTATTCAGTCGCAGCCATCCAGTCTGTCATTGGCGCAACCCTTGTTGGCGGTGCGACCAAACTGGCAGCGGGCTGCGGAGGTTGGGCTGAGTGCTGAAGATATCGGTTTTACCATCGCGGCATTGACTGACGGTGCTTACGTCAATGAATTTTTTCTCGACGACAGCAAGATCGATATGTACTTGTACAACCAGGACGGTCCCGGTGCGAGCGTAGAAACCTTATCGCGTATTCTTATTCACACGCCGGTTGGTAGTGTGTTGCCGCTGTCCGAATTGGTAACGGTTGAAGAAACCGTCGATACCAGTACGGTGCGTCGCGTTGATGGTCGACGCACAGTAACGTTAAACATTATTCCGCCGCGTTCCGTTGCACTGGAAACCGGTGTAGAACGCGTGCGTACCGATCTGGTTAAGCATCTGCGTGACACCGGGCAGGTGCCGCTGGGTGTGAGCATGAATATTTCCGGTGCAGCCGATCAGCTGGATGCAACGCGCGCTGCATTAAGCAGTAATTATTTGGTGGCATTAACCATTATTTATTTGTTGATGGTGGCCATCTTCAGTCATTGGGGTTATCCGGTACTGATTATGACCACCATTCCCTTGGGGGTTGCCGGCGGCATCGCTGGACTGGCTATTTTTAATCTCTTCGGCGCTTTGTTTGGCGTTGTGGGGCTGGGTGGTTTTCATCAACCCTTCGACATGATTTCCATGTTGGGTTTTTTAATCTTGATGGGTACGGTGGTTAATAATCCCATCCTGATTGTGGATCGTGCCATCAGTAATATGATGGAAGAAAACTTGTCGCCGGTAGAAGCGACACGCGAAGCGGTTGAGTCACGTTTGCGGCCGATTGCTATCTCAACAATTACCACCATTTGCGGTTTGGCTCCGCTGGTATTTTTGCCCGGTGCGGGCAGTGAGTTGTATCGCGGTGTCGGTGTCATTGTGATGTCCGGTATTATCGGTGCGGCACTGGTTACCTTAACCATGTTGCCGGCGCTCCTGGTTGCGGTGTTGGAGTGGCGTGCGAAACGCTCAAAAAAACACAGCGAAACGGCTACCGAAAAATAAACTTACGGTTTTGGCATCAGGGTTTTCCGTGCACGAATTTACTGTGTTTCGTCGAACAGACCCGCTGAGAGGCGAGTCATACTCTGAGGATGCAAATCAATTTCCGTTGAACGGATTT
It contains:
- the pyrF gene encoding orotidine-5'-phosphate decarboxylase; its protein translation is MPVQGPRIIVAMDFDNVNDCLALARRLSPRDCRLKVGKELFTTAGPAIVEQLMAMGFEIFLDLKFHDIPNTTAKAVKAAANLGVWMVNVHASGGERMMSASREILEQASGKRPLLIGVTVLTSLDDSDLQAIGIQESAQQQVARLARLTQQCGLDGIVCSAQEARDLRISLGNEFCLVTPGIRLPDSVKDDQRRTLTPGEAIQAGSSYLVIGRPITQAIDPVAVCESINRSLNV
- a CDS encoding phosphomannomutase (capsular polysaccharide biosynthesis protein; catalyzes the formation of D-mannose 6-phosphate from alpha-D-mannose 1-phosphate), translated to MTLTCFKAYDIRGKLGEELNEDIVYRIGRAYAVFLRPKTVVVGGDVRLTSNALKNALSNGLRDEGVDVIDIGMCGTEEIYFATSHLKRDGGIVITASHNPIDYNGMKMVREGSKPISNDTGLSDIKRLAEANDFAPVDAGKRGSYRQESTLDAYVQHLLGYIDVTQLKPLKLVVNAGNGAAGHVIDALEKHLPFEFIKINHEPDGNFPNGIPNPLLPENRPVTSEAVLKHGADMGIAWDGDFDRCFLFDEQGQFTEGYYIVGLLAEAFLIKSPGEKVIHDPRLVWNTIDIAKRNGGTAIQSKTGHSFIKERMREEDAIYGGEMSAHHYFRDFFYCDSGMIPWLLVAELLCRKSQPLSSMLEDCIARFPSPGEINSHVENPKEAIERVLAHYGDQPKSVDRTDGISLEFDTWRFNLRMSNTEPVVRLNVESRGDAELVKRKTDEVLALLA
- the galU gene encoding UTP--glucose-1-phosphate uridylyltransferase GalU, with protein sequence MQIKKAVIPVAGLGTRMLPATKAIPKEMLPVVDKPLIQYVIEEAAAAGIKEIVLVTHASKNAIENHFDTSFELEAQLEARLKRSLLQEIRSITPPGLTVISVRQAEAKGLGHAILCARPVVGDEPFAVLLPDVLIDRAECNLRQDNLAGMTKRFMETGNSQVLVERVPRDQIDKYGVVDCSGVEIGPGECAAIKAMVEKPPVDEAPSDMAIVGRYVLSKKTWELLAKTQPGAGGEIQLTDAMDELLEQETMEAYQLIGRSHDCGTKIGYMMANVIYAARHDAIGKEFEEFVRQRYCK
- a CDS encoding helix-hairpin-helix domain-containing protein, with amino-acid sequence MKAFVSCVFAAALVLLSSSFALAVENKPAQKAAEASQLQQAVNINTADADTLSTLKGIGAKKAEAIIAWREANGGFTSVEQLLEVKGIGVAILDANRDNLRLQ
- the cmk gene encoding (d)CMP kinase — its product is MGTPTVIAIDGPSGSGKGTLSQLLAKKTGFHLLDSGALYRLVALAALKQDVNIQDERQVEQVAAQLDVRFDITDESTRILLSGEDVTSAIRNEIISMNASVVAAYPGVREALLKRQRDFRQLPGLVADGRDMGTTVFPDADIKIFLTASAEARAQRRYKQLVEKGESVDMNALIKDIQERDERDSKRTVSPLKPAADAILLDSTQMTIEEVLEAMLSLVKGAKHS
- the cysN gene encoding sulfate adenylyltransferase subunit CysN: MSHQSDLIATDIDAYLAQHEQKELLRFLTCGSVDDGKSTLIGRLLHDSKMIYEDQLEAVRSDSTKHGTTGEKIDLALLVDGLQAEREQGITIDVAYRYFSTAKRKFIIADTPGHEQYTRNMATGASTCDLAIILIDARHGVMTQTRRHSYIASLLGIRHIVVAINKMDLLDFSESVFEKIKADYLVFAEKLGMNGISFVPISALEGDNVVNRSEKSPWYQGQTLMEILESVPVAADKNFDDFRFPVQYVNRPNLNFRGFCGNVASGVVRVGDAIKALPSGKTSKVKAIVTYDGDLPEAFAGQAVTLTLEDEIDISRGDMIVLAKDEVPQTNHLKAHVVWMNEKACRTHTEYLFKFASKVVSGSVEKIDYRVDVNTQEHTHVDNLQLNDIAVVDVSLNQAVIVDQYPVNRATGAFIVIDRLTNLTVGAGMVIDRLEATTTTAVNYSEFELELNALIRKHFPHWDARDLSKLLR